Within the Mycobacterium gordonae genome, the region AAGCCACCGCCTTCCCCCCTGGCGGAATACGAAATCCGCGCGCTCGAGTGGCACCTCGCCGAAGTCATCGACAGCCGCATTTGCGGCGTGCTCTATGACGGCCGCGATCCCCAACGTGTCCTGCGATACCCTCCCGTGGAGATCTTGCATGAGGTGCCGGGCCAGCGCATATGGTTCCCCGTGCCCGGGATGTACGGGGGCTTCGACATCACGTTGGCGCAAGACCATCTCGATGTGAAGAGTTGGTGCCGCGTTGTCGGCGGTTCGGGACAGGCACATGTGGTCACGACGCAAGGCGCCATTCTGGTCGATCAAGGATTCGTGTAGTCCGGCAGCAAACCCCTGCACAGGTGTTCGACTTCCACGTACGCCGGCCCTTGCGCATTTCGCTGTCGGGATTTGCTTGTCGGTGGCCAATCGTATTCTTTGCTCCTCGGCGCGATGCGAGGGGGAAATATGCGCGGACATGCGGTTATTGCGGTAGTGCTCGCGACATGCGGGGCATTGGCGTTGTCGGGTCCGGCTCGGGCCGACCAGTACGACTTTATCTCCGAGCTGGACAACTCGGGGGTGAGCTACGCGTCGATCACCGACATGATCAGTATCGGCAAGGAGCTCTGCCACGACCTCCGAAACGAGGTGTCGCCTTCGTTGGTGCTCGGCAAGCTACGCAGGACGGGTTTCGCGCCGACCGAGGCGGCGATCATCCTGACCGCGGCAGTGAATAACTTGTGTCCGGACACCAAGTCCTTGGTTGTCGCCTGGGCACGTGGGAATGGCTATACCGGTCCGGTGTGAGGGTGTGGACAAGCCAAACTAGCCGGCGAGCCGCCGTAACAATGCGCGCGGATTCATCGAACCTGTCAACCCCGCTCGCTACGTCCATCAGACTTCGCTTGGAAGGGTTGTACGACTTGACCAATGGCTTCGACGCATGGCGGTCCGGCGGCGGGCTCTGGGACCTTCAGCGGAGTTCCGCGACGGCCAGTTGGCAGCCACGAGGACGACGTGGAACAGCGCAGCCGTCTTCTGGTCGTGCAACACACCGGCTGGGGCGCTCATCGACCAGGAACTGCTGGGGCCCCTGCTGTATTGCGCGCTGAGATCGACAGCGTGGGCTCAGAGCGTGGCGCGATGGCTATACCTTGAGGCCAAATAGAATTCAATGCAGAGGCCGGGTCAAATAGGGGGATACAAGTGTTCGGACGTAGCGACGACGAATGGGACTTACTGCTGGACAACGCAATAACAGTCTTGAAGGAGGAGGCTGGACGACGGGGAATGACGTCCTATAGCAAGCTAGACACTGAGCTAGTGCGTCGGACCGGTCACCCGGCGTTCGACTTCTCGCTCGAACGAGACCGGACCGCGATGGGCAGACTCCTGGGTCAGGTGGTGGAACAGACTCGCGCCGAGAACGGTGGAATGCTTTCGGCGATTGTTACTTACATCGACGGCACCGACCCAGGTCCTGGATTCTTCAAGCTTGCAACGCACCTCGGCTTGCTTCCGCCATCACCGACGAAGGAGGACAAGTTGACGTTCTGGTCGCAACAGGTCGCGAGGTTGCACGATTGCTACGCACCGCCACGTCGGCGCTCAACAGGTAGATGATCAGCACACTAACCCTCAGATTCTCACCGTTTCGCGTACCTTGATTCAGGTGGATCCCGACGAATTCGTCGATCGCTATCCGACGCTGTACCACATGGCCGAACAAGCAGCTTGGCCGTCGATTCAGCGGCACGGTCTTCTCAGCACGGCGGCGATTGTCGATCTGTTCGACCCAAGTCCAGGCGTTCGGGATGCCGTCCTGTCCCAGGTTAGAGACTCGTCAATCACGCTTCGCCGCGACGGGCTCGACGAAGTGACAATCCGGGATCAGTTGCCACTGAAATTTCTCGACGCATGTCTGCAAGAGGGCGTCTCGAGGCAGGATTTCCTCGACGCCCTCAACGGACGGGTTTTCTTTTGGCTGACAGAGCAGCGGCTGCAGCGACTACTAAACGCCAAGGCATACCGGGGCCGCCGTCACCTCATCCTGTCCATTGATACCCGTGCGCTGCTCGCCAAGTATGCGACCGAGATCGAACTCGCTCCCTACAACACCGGGAGTGCGCATGTACCGAACGCGCCCAATCGGGGACCCGGCGTTTTCACTTCGCTCTCGGATTATCCGTTCGCATTTTGGCGCGTTAAGCGTGGCCGAAAAGGTGAACACGTTGTAGAACTGACAGTTCGCTACTCAGTTCCCGACGTGATCGCGTTCATCCAACGAGCTGAGCTTAGGGATAACACTGGTGAGACTGTGAAGGTCGAGTGAGTAGCGGCGTGGTCCAAACACTCCGGTGAGGACCAATAATCCAACGCCGCAACAGGTGGGTGTGGGTGCGATTGTCGGTGGCCTTGCATACACTTCCGAAAGATCGCGGGGGGGCGAAGTGACCAATGACGAAGTGCCGAACCTGCCGGCACCGGTAGATCGTGGCGAGGTCGTGGTGTCCTATCACGACGAGGGACTGCTGATAGGCGGCGATCCCGCAGTTGTCGAGTCATACCTGAGTCGGTTGAAGGAGACCGCCGGTCGAGCCGCCCAGGTCGCTGGGATAGACAGCGCCTCGCTGGGCAATGTGACGGGCCTGCTCGCTGGAGCCGCCTCGGTACTCGGAAACTCAGGGAAGTACGTTCAGCTGCATCCTGACAGTCTGAACGCGTTGAAGAACGGCAACCTCATTCCGGGAACCGATGGCTTCTTCCGGATGATGACCCGCTCCGATGATGGCCAGTTCCTCACCCAGCTTCAGTGGAGGCCGGCAAAGCTCGGCCCGGACGTCATGGTGTCTGCGCAGATGATTGCTGTGCAGGTGGCGTTGAAGTCGGCGATCGCAGATGTGGAAGAAGCCGTTCGTCGTGTTGAAGGCAAGGTTGTATCTGTCCTGGAACTTGCCAAGGCGACCCGAGCCGGCGATGTCCTTGGAAGCAACCTCACCATTTCGCGAATGGTTGACTCTTTGGAGCGATATGGTTCGTTGCCCAACGCCTACTGGGATTCCGTCGCGACTCTCGGACCGGCGCTTAATGTGACCGTCGAGCAGCTACGCGACCATGTGCGGCGTGTCCTGGCGTCGTTCGATCGTAATCTAGCCGTTCAAGAGCGAAGTAAGAAGTTGCGCAATGCAATCGATGACGATCGTCTTGGCGAGACGTTAAGCCTGCTAGTTGTTGCCGAGGAATCCCTCTATAAGTGGCAACGTCTGCATCTGGCACGAGTCGAGTCGACCGAGCCAGAGCATCTGCTGCGAGCGATCGACGAGGCCCGCGAGCTGATCGCGCACCACCTCCGTGAAGACGCCGACATCTACCGGCGCGCAACGGAAGTGCTCGACGGGTTCGCCAAACCGGATGCTGTCGAAGGCTTCCGATTCCTGGCAGTTCGCCAGCTGGCCGCTCATCGCGCCACACTTCGCGAGGAACTTGACCGCTTTGCCAAAGCCCGCCGCCACCAGATCGAGGCATGGGAGGACTTCCACATACCAAGCCTGCTGGATGCGGCAACGGCGACGATCGAAAGCGCGAAATCCACCGCCGGTCATGTGTTGGAGGCCGCCGGCCAAAAACTCCTTCGGTTCAGCGCTCAGCTGAAAGAACCCTCGCAGAAAAAAGAAGGACCGAGACATGGATCGTGACAACGATTCCGGGTAAGTATGCAACTTCGCATGGCGGGCTCTGAAGCCGCCAGCCAGAACGTTAACAGGCTCGATCACCTAAATGATCTCGTTAGCGCCGACTGCACCGCCAGCTCCCGCACCTGCCCTACCAAATGCCGCACCTCCGCCGGCGACGGCTGCAACTCATACGCGTGGTGGTGCACCGCCCGACTCAACGAGTGCCATACCCGCCTGGCCCGCTCCCCCACGTCAGCTCCTTTATATCTCCCGAGCACAACGAGTTTCGAGATCGTCGTCGGTGACTTCTGCCCGGCCGAACACCACGCGGCACTTTCATCGTTCAGCCAATCCTCGAGTGCCATCCTCGCCAGTAACGCCGCCGTCCGCGCCGCACGGGGCCCGAGCACGATGTGCCCGTCCAGGATCTCATCTGCGTAGGCGAGCAGCTTGGTACGCCCAATCATGCGCTGGCCCCGGCAAGGTCGCCGACGGCGAGTCGAGCGTCATTGACGGCGGCTTTGTATTCGGTAACCCCCTGGTGGATACCCTTATTCGCCACACTGAGAGTGTCTCGTCGCGCGCGGCCGCCTGCCTTCCATTTCTCAACCGCCGCCTGATCATCGGCATCGCCGGCCAACGCCAGCGCCAGCCTTCTCGCCGTCTTGTTGGCGTTTTCCCAAGCCGCCTCAACCTCCTCGCGAGATCGCCCCTCCATAAACGCCTTACATGCATAGACCTCCCAGGCGGTGGCCTCCAATGCTTCTCGACACAACGCTGGGATTGCCGACCTCTTGACGTCCTCGGGCACCGCTTCGTCGGCTGCGATCGCGAACGCGTCGTCGAGTAGACGCGTAGCAGGCTTCGTTGAATCCACCACGCTTATAGCGGAATTCATCGTGCGCGTGACCTCCAGAATCCTCGCCGGCGCACGTGAACTCCGGATGGCTGCCGGCAGGCGGTTGTCGTGGGTCAAGACAATGACCTGCCGATCCTTGGCCAGACCAATCAACACGTCGAGGAACCCATCGATCTTCGAGGGATCCATCGCTTGGATCGGATCGTCGAAAACCAGGAATCGGAAGGGACTTTCCGGCGACGTCGCCCGCGGAATGAAGACGGCCAGGGCCAGCGCTTGCAGCTCGCCTTGACTCATCACCCCGAATGCCTCCGTTTCAGACCCGTCGACCGCTGCACGAAGTACGACACGCCTGGTGGTCTTTTGCCCTTCGAGGCGGATCGCGCCCAGGTCCACATTGCTTTCTTGTCGTAGCGCCGCCCAGATCTGACGAGACTTCTCGGTCAGAGGTGCCAGCCGTTCGTTGCGCAGCTGACCGGCGTTGGCCTGCAACCACTTCAGCGCTTCAGTAGCGATTGCGCACTGCGTAGCCACCCCAGCGGCTGCCTCCGCTTTCTGCAGCCACTCAGCCAATTTCAACGCCACCGGGCTCCACAAGTCTTCGCGCGCTTGGATCAGAGCTGTGGCTTCCTGAGCAAGATCCGCGTACGCGGCCCGCAGCGGCGGCAACGTGGTCATGACATGTTCGGCCAGTGCGAGATCGTCATCGACTGGCAGCTCGGCGAAGTCGTCATACAGCGAGCGCGCCGCGTCTAGTCCGCTCAGCTCGGCATCGGATAGCGGCGGCCGGAGCACGTTTCGCGCCATCGTGACCACGGCCGATCGGGCCTGCCGACTCTCTGCGCGGGCGGCAGTCAGATCTCGCGCGGCGCTCTCGGCACGCTCTAGGGCGGCACGCGCGGCAACAGCCCAGTTTTCATCGAGACTTCCCTGACCACAGACCGGACAACTCTGATCACCATGGTGCTCGTGGAATTCCAGGCTCGACTCGAGCAGGCGCGCACGGTCGGCAGCAACGGTATCGGCGCGCAGCGCTTCCTGTCGTTCCGCCTGAGCGGCAGACCTCAGCGCCGCGAGTTTGAGTTCGACATCCTCAGCGGTGGGTACGACCAACTGGCGCGCCTGCTCCCAAGCAGCCGGGATATCGGCTGCGGCGCCAGTGACCAAAGGCCGCACGACGCCGAGGTCGGGCTTGCTCTTTTTGACCTGCACTAGTGCGGTCGCGGCACGAGAGTCCTCATGCGCGCCGAGTAAGGGTTTGAGCGCGTCCGCGACCTTCTTGAGTTCGGCAGCGGGCACCCTGAGCCTTTTGAGCTCAGCGTCGAGAACATCGACGGCTGTGGTCAATTGCTCCAACCCCAACAGCCGGTAGAGCTGGTCGTAGAACTCGCTGGGCTTTCCTTCGAGAATGGTGCTGAGCTCGTCGTAGCTCAGCAGTGGTCGATACATGGTCAGCGCCACGTCCCACCCCAACACGCTGATGGCCTCGCGCTTCTGGCCTTTGCGCTGCACCCACTGCTGCATCTGCCCGACGGGCACGTCGTCACCCGATGACCAGTCGACACCAATTGTCGTTGCGCCCGAGCCTTCTTCGGCGATGTCGACTCGGATCTGCGCTGGATTGCCCGCGTGGAGGTTGCGCCAATTCTGCGACCACACCAGCGGTTTATCTTTCCATCTGGAGTTCACCCCGGTAAGCGCCAGTTCCAAAGCCTCGGCGAGAGTGGACTTTCCTGAGCCGTTGCGCCCGGCGATCACGGTCAGACCCGGACCCGGTTGCAGCGGGAGGCTGATCTTTGGACCGATGCCCCGAAAGCCGGACACGGTGATGGATGCCAAGTAGGCGCCAACTGGTTCGTCAATTGGCTCATCTACCGCGCCCAACGAAACCGCGAGTTGCGAGGAAGCACTGACGCCCCCAAGAGCTTCGGACAACACACCAGGATCTTCGAGTGCCGCCAGTACGGCGAGTCGTGCCGGCTCGCTCAGCGACTCATCTGCATCTGCCAGCGCCAATACGTAATTCTTGAGCGTTTCGGTTCCCACGGTCTCTCCTCCTAGTGAACGAGACTAAGAGCAGGAGGCGACAACTCACAGGCATTTTGCCAAGACATTTATGACCTCATAGCGAACGCCTGCGCATGCGTGGCGCGTCGTGGTTTCATGGCCAGCGCGGGTCTTGTCGGTGGGACGACTTAGGCTCCCGGAGTGCCCTAATGCGGGCGCTGAACTCACCTGAGGGGATCTGTCGTGAGCGAGACCAACTATCACTCGGTGGTAGGCGAAGCGCTATCGATGCTGATCGATGGTCTCACCCCGTTCATCGCAGACGTATCGGCGAAGGCGTTCCCGCCGAGTGTGTCCTGGACCGAACTGTTGCGCCGCAAAGACGCTGCCGCTGGCCGACAAATGGGCATGTATAGAAGCGGTGACTTGTCATTGATGTTGCGCGCATTGACAGAACGGCTCGGCGAATACGGTTTCCCATTCACCCGAAACCTGCCGCGAACGGTGCAGA harbors:
- a CDS encoding AAA family ATPase; the encoded protein is MGTETLKNYVLALADADESLSEPARLAVLAALEDPGVLSEALGGVSASSQLAVSLGAVDEPIDEPVGAYLASITVSGFRGIGPKISLPLQPGPGLTVIAGRNGSGKSTLAEALELALTGVNSRWKDKPLVWSQNWRNLHAGNPAQIRVDIAEEGSGATTIGVDWSSGDDVPVGQMQQWVQRKGQKREAISVLGWDVALTMYRPLLSYDELSTILEGKPSEFYDQLYRLLGLEQLTTAVDVLDAELKRLRVPAAELKKVADALKPLLGAHEDSRAATALVQVKKSKPDLGVVRPLVTGAAADIPAAWEQARQLVVPTAEDVELKLAALRSAAQAERQEALRADTVAADRARLLESSLEFHEHHGDQSCPVCGQGSLDENWAVAARAALERAESAARDLTAARAESRQARSAVVTMARNVLRPPLSDAELSGLDAARSLYDDFAELPVDDDLALAEHVMTTLPPLRAAYADLAQEATALIQAREDLWSPVALKLAEWLQKAEAAAGVATQCAIATEALKWLQANAGQLRNERLAPLTEKSRQIWAALRQESNVDLGAIRLEGQKTTRRVVLRAAVDGSETEAFGVMSQGELQALALAVFIPRATSPESPFRFLVFDDPIQAMDPSKIDGFLDVLIGLAKDRQVIVLTHDNRLPAAIRSSRAPARILEVTRTMNSAISVVDSTKPATRLLDDAFAIAADEAVPEDVKRSAIPALCREALEATAWEVYACKAFMEGRSREEVEAAWENANKTARRLALALAGDADDQAAVEKWKAGGRARRDTLSVANKGIHQGVTEYKAAVNDARLAVGDLAGASA
- a CDS encoding DUF7002 family protein, whose protein sequence is MDPDEFVDRYPTLYHMAEQAAWPSIQRHGLLSTAAIVDLFDPSPGVRDAVLSQVRDSSITLRRDGLDEVTIRDQLPLKFLDACLQEGVSRQDFLDALNGRVFFWLTEQRLQRLLNAKAYRGRRHLILSIDTRALLAKYATEIELAPYNTGSAHVPNAPNRGPGVFTSLSDYPFAFWRVKRGRKGEHVVELTVRYSVPDVIAFIQRAELRDNTGETVKVE
- a CDS encoding DUF732 domain-containing protein, which codes for MRGHAVIAVVLATCGALALSGPARADQYDFISELDNSGVSYASITDMISIGKELCHDLRNEVSPSLVLGKLRRTGFAPTEAAIILTAAVNNLCPDTKSLVVAWARGNGYTGPV